From the genome of Sporomusa sphaeroides DSM 2875:
GCCTGTCGTCCGGCTGCAAAAGTTCCCTGACACAGTTAGGGCAGGTGGCCACATCGGGCGAAACCAGCGCTGTCTTGCACTGGCCGTCAACACTGGGCCTGATGCTGAAGCCGGCATAGCCGCAGGGTTCACGGCAGGCCACCGTAATGGCATCAATGACGGCCAGCGGCGGAGCCTGGTGCTTCAGGGCCGCGATAAAGCCGTCAATGGCCGTCTGGCTTCCTTCCAGCTCCAGTTCCACACCGTTGGCATTATTTGACACCCAGCCGCGTACCCCATACTGCTCGGCCAGATTATAGACAAAGGGGCGGAAACCCACCCCCTGGACGATACCGGTTATATGGATATGAACAGCTGTGTTAGTCATAAACAGACTCCTTACTGCTCCCGTTTTAGCTTAATCGGTTGGTCATGCCGCTGGGACCAGCTTACTCCTGGCCTGCGATCGCCAGCTTGGCCTGGATCATAATGGCACATTCCAGACGCTTTTTCTGGAGTTCACAGCCCAGCTCATAGGGCTGATGCAGGTCATTATGGAACAAATCAGCATTGGCATGGCAACCGCCGCTGCAGTAGAATCTGGCCCAGCATTCGCGGCAGGCCGGCTTATTCAGCACATGCGCCTGACGGAATTGCACCGGCATGGCGGTGTTGGTCACGCCTTCATAAATGCTGCCTAATTTGTATTCGTCACGGCCGACAAACTGATGGCAGGGATACAAATCCCCTTCCGGCGTTACGGCAAAATACTCATGTCCGGCGCCACAGCCGCTCAGGCGTTTGGCAACACAGGGGCCGTTGCTTAAATCAAGATTAAAGTGAAAAAACTCAAAGCCTTTGCCGGCCAGCTTGCGGGCCAGATACTCTTCTGCCAGAATTTCATATTGTTGAAACAGTTCCGGCAGGTGAGCTTCAGTCAAAGCATAGTCCGCATCTTTAGCCACTACCGGCTCCACCGATAATTGGGCAAAGCCCGCATCGGCCATTGCCAGCACATCGGCGGCAAAATCAAGGTTATAGGCCGTAAAGGTGCCACGCAGATAATAATTCTGGCCCTCGCGCGCATCCACTACCTGTTTGGACAACCGGGCAGCCTTCTCATAGCTGCCTTTGCCGTTAGCGGCAGGACGCATGCGGTCATGAACCTCCTGCCGTCCGTCCAGGCTAAGCACCAGGCTGATGTTATTGTCATTCAGATAATTAATGATGTCATCTGTGAGCAGTACGGCATTGGTGGTCAGTGTCAGTTTAAACACCTTGCCTGTCTCGCCTTCGCGTTTTCTCACATAGCTGACAACATGACGCACGGTATCCATATTTAAGAGCGGTTCGCCGCCAAAAAAGTCCAATTCACAATTGCGGCGCTGCCCACTATTTTCAATAATAAAATCAACGGCCCGCTCGCCAATTTCTTTAGGCATCAGACCACGGCTGTGGCCGAAATCACCTGTCCCGGCAAAGCAATAGCCGCAGCGCAGGTTACAATCATGCGCCACATGCAGGCAAAGCGACTTAACCAGCGGCTTCTCACTGAAGGTAAGCGGCACAGTCAGTTCAGGGGCTAACAGCTGCCCGGCACTGACAAGTTCTTTAAGCTCTTCCAGCGCCTCACGCAAATTTTCGACAGCATAGGCAGTTTTAAGTGCGGCAATAACTTCCTCATCATTGGCGCCGGTAAAAAAATCCATGATATCAAAGGTCATCTTGTCCACAACATGTACGGCGCCGCTATTGATATCCAGTACAATATATAATCCGTTTAACTGAAACTTATGAACTTGCATGAAATAGTTAATCCTTTCTAAATTGGCGGCGGCTTAGAAATGTCCACATGCAAGGCCCCCGGAAAACGCGCAGCGCCGCGTACATGGGTGCATACGCAAGCAAGCGTTTTAAGGAGCAGCTAAGCAAATGGGCGTTTGTAAGCCGTCGCCCAAAAAATTAAGCCCCTTGTTGTGCAAGGGGCTTGTCCCACGGCCTACTTCTGACAGACCTGATTGCCAACAGTACAGGAAGTCTTGCAGGCCGACTGGCAGGAAGCCTGACATTCCCCGCAGCCGCCGGTATGTACAGTTTGGGCAAGTGATGCTTTATTAATTGTCACAACATGTTTTTTCATATTCAATTTCCCTCCTTACTAAACTGCTACTCTATTATTTTAGCTTTTTTGCCGCCAGGAATCAATAGGAAAAGCAGAAACAGGGGAAATGTGCGGGTTATTCCGTTTTACCGGCCGGAGCCAAAATAATTTTTACCGGCAGGTTAGAAGCACCTGGTGGTGAAAAGGTCAGCCACAGCGACTGGCCGCCCTCATAGTTGCCAAGGTGAGCCGCATCGGTTACCGTTTTAGTGCCAAAAAATAATTTGTCTGCCGGAGTGCCGATGGTATTTTCGTGTTGGTGGCGATATTTTACTTTTATCCCACCGGCATATTCCCCACCCCGGGGATTTAAGTAGACAGCATATTTTTGTTCAAAAGCTGTCGGCAGAAATACTTTGTACACAACACCATAATTCCCGTAGTTAAGCGTCTCCGAACCATCAGTAGCATCAATACCGGACACATACATATCCCGCTTATGATCAGCCAGGGTAATCGCAATAATGCCGTCTTTCTTGGCATTATACACCTTACTGGGAACAATCAGGCGGTCACTGCCGTGAAAGGTTCCCCGCAGCCGCTGACTATCGGCAGGCAATACCGCCGCAGTGGCGGCAAATTCAGCCGCTTCCGCCTCGACAGGCAGCATCATGACAACAACTTTAAGCGGAATTTTGGTTCTAAAATCGTAGATGCCGTTAACCAGCTCATTGGGTAAAACAACAGTATCTCTTAAGACTGATACCAGATGGGCCGTGCCATTTGCCGGCACATGTATCAGTTCGACTTCCTCTTGATTCAGATACTCCATTTGCGCAATTTTACCTACTGCCAGATAATCCACATCCGGACCGCCAAGCCCATGCCTGCTGACAATCACATCGGCAGCCTCAGTGGTGTCGTTAACCAGCAGCACCACAATTTTCTTCGGTTCCATAGTTGCATTAACATGATGGAAAAATAGCCGGATATCTCCACTTACCGTATCCTGATACATAATACCGTCATCAGGTACCATCTCAGGGCTGTCTGACAACAGCAGCTTGCCGCTTTGCTCTGTCACAGCGGCAGGCAGCTCGGACGGCCTTTCCAAATCAGCGGGAGACAGAACACCGGATTTGGCCAGCACCAGCTGGGGAGAAGAAATAACGCATACAGCAATCGTGACAGCAACTGCCACACTTGCCTGGCGTAACCATTTTAACAAATACATACCTCCTAACAATGCTTGGCCACCTAACAAAAATTATAACAGACTATGGTCCGGCCTTCAACCGTTAGGATACTTTACCAATTGCCTGTCACTGCCGGGAAAGCTTGGCATATAGCTGGGCCCGGAGCAGTCTAAGGCGAAACTCCCATAAACCGTACTTGGGTCGCGGCACATTAACCCGTTTAAGTTGATAAGCATCGCCGGCTGTTGTGCCCAGACCGGGCAGCCCGGTACAAGCGCCGCGATAACCGGCTTGCTGCACGGCAGCCATGGTTTGCCGATTATACTGGCCAAAAGGATAGGCCAGAAATTCCACCGGCTGCGGCAAATGCTCTTCCAATAGTTGTTTGGAACGTCTAAGCTCCTCCGCCACCACAGCCTGGTCGATTTGATTTAACGCCACATGACTGTGAGTATGGGAGGCAATTTCTGTGGTTCTGGCCTGCATATCCCGGATCTGTTCCCAGGTTAGATATGCCGGCTGTCCCACCTGGCCGGTAATGATGAATACCGTGCTTTTCATCCGGTACTTTTCCATGATGGGCAATGCGGTCAGATAATTATCGGCATAGCCGTCGTCAAAAGTAATAATAACCGGTTTCTCCGGCAGCCGGCCGGTCCCTTCCCTGGCGGCAAAAAGTTCGGACAACGAGACAGCCGTATAGCCGTGGCTGGCCAAATACTGCATTTGTTGTTCAAAATCTGCCGGATCAATACTATATATTTCAGCTGCACTGCTAACCTGATGATAGGCCAAAATAGGAACACCGGTGCCAGGTGCCAGCAGCCAAACGCTTATCAGTAAAATAACGGCAGCAGCACTTTGCAGAATTCTGATCATTTGCTCCCCAACTCAGGCTGAGATGAACGATTGGCGGCCAGGGCCTGGGCAATCTCTCCCAGCTTGCGCAGACGATGATTAATGCCCGATTTGCCAACCCGTTTCTCCATAATGGCTGCCAGCTCGGTCAGGGTGGCTTCCGGATAAGCCAGCCGGACTTCAGCCACTTCTTTAAGCGGTGCCGGCAGCTTGTCAAGCCCCATGAACTGTTCAATAAGGTGAATGCTCTCAATCTGCCGCACAGCGGCATTTACCGTTTTTTGCAGATTGGCTGTCTCGCAGTTAACCAGGCGGTTAACCTGATTGCGCATATCTTTAACTACCCGCACATTTTCAAATTGCAGGAGGGCACTGTGGGCACCAATGATTTGGAGAAAAGCGGTAATCGCGTTACCGTCCTTCAAATACACAATATAATCATCCTTGCGGTCGGTAATCCGGCCAGGCAGGCCCAGCGATTTCATAATCCTGACCAGTGACTTGGCCAGTTCGGCGTTGCCTGTCACCAGCTCCAGATGATAAGAGCCTTCCGGACGGTTAACAGAACCGGCCCCCAGGAACGCTCCCCGCAGATACGCCCGGCGACAGCAGGTTTTGCGCAAAATAGCGCCGTCAGAGTGAACGTTCAGGGCATCGCCGCGCATAATTCCCAGTGATGCCAACAGCTTATTCACTCCCGGTGACGGCACCACCCGCACATGGTAGGTATTATTCTTTTTAAGCCGTCGTCCCCGGGTAACCATCACTTCGGTTTTAATATTGGCATATTGTTTGATCAGGCTGAGTACCTTGCGGGTAACAGCGGCATTCTCACTGCTGAAATTAATTCCTAAGTTGGCATTGCCGCCAATAGCCATCGCGCCCCCCATCCGGATTAATGCCGCCAGTTCGGCGCCACAGCAACAGCTATTTTCTTCGGCTATGCGGGCCAACTCATTTTTTACATCTGCTGAAAAAGACAAATGCGTCAGTCCTTTGGTTAATCTTTTAGTTTTTTTATACTTTCCGACATGATGTAGTAATCCAGGAGCCGCATCCGGTCTGAATTAATTTTCAAATCATACACCATTGACATAATGGTGCGCGACAATCTCCCCGGATCATGCCGTACTAAATTAGTCTCACTGATAAGGTTGGCTTTGACCACCTTAATCCCCAGGGCCTCAATGGCTTCCACATCAGGCACCACCGGCTGCGCTCCCTGCTCTGCATAGAGTTCACGCAGTTCGGGTGCCACTTCCTGCACATTGATGACGGCAATATCAATACAGCCGGGACCGGCATGGTCGATGATGGCCTTAATGTGGTCACAGGCGGTATAGCCGTCAGTTTCCCCCGGCTGGGTCATTACGTTGCAAATATAAATTTTAACGGCATCGCTCTCCCGTAAAGCTTCTGCGATGCCTTGGACCAGTAGATTGGGAATGATGCTGGTATACAGGCTTCCCGGCCCTAAAATGCAGGCATCAGCCTCATGAATGGCCTCTACCGCCCCTTTTACCGGCGCGACATCAGCGGGTTTGATAAATACCTGTTTAATTGTTTTGCCTGCCAGCGAAATTTTCGATTCGCCCTCCACCAGCGTTCCGTCTGTCATTTCAGCTGCCAGCAGCACCCTTTCGGTAGAGGAAGGCAGTACCTGCCCCCGTACGGCCAGTACTTTGCTGGATTCCTTGAGCGCCAGCTCAACATCACCGACAATCTCGGCCATAGCGGCAATAAACAGGTTGCCGAAGCTATGACCGGCCAATTCACCATGGCCGCCAAACCGGTGTTGAAATAATTTTTCCATCAGCGGCTCGGTATCGGCCAGCGCTACCAGGCAATTGCGCAAATCACCGGGAGGAATAATCCCCAGGTCTTCCCGCAAGCGTCCGGACGAACCGCCGTCGTCGGCCACCGTTACAATGGCAGTCAAATTACTGGTAATGCTCTTGATGCCGCGCAGCAGCACCGACAGGCCGGTACCGCCGCCAATTACGGCAATTGCCGGTCCCCGGTTGAGTTTGCGTTTTTCAAAAATAATCTCAACCAGCTTGTCAGAGCCTTCCGGCACCAGCACACTAATGACAGACTTAATAATCTGCCGGGTTGCCGCCAGCATGGTTGCCAGCCCCAGGACAACAATCGCGCTGCCGGCAATGGTAGTGACAGCATAGTAATAGCTGCCTGTTGTCAGATAAAACAGGCGGAAGATGGCTTCTTCCACCACTCCGATATATTTATAGTTAAAAACAATGGCCAAGCCAATGCTGACAAAGATAACACCTGCCGAAAACAGGAGCAGCCAACGCTTGAACTTCATACCAGGATACAACCACTTTAAAAAATGCACTTTTTCACCCCCGAACAGGTGATTAAACACCTAGCTGCCGCTGCTGTTGCCAACGCATACTGTCTGCCAGCAGCGTATCGCAGTCTCACAGGCGACGGTCTTGCGCCTCATGGCACTCCCAACCGGATATTTCCGACCTGTTCTGAACTTATACTATGTTCCCTGCTATTCAATAATATTGTGTTTAATATCCCGATGTTCGACGTTAACCTTAAAGCCCTTGCCTTTGAGATATTCAAACATTTTTTCGGCGACAAAAACAGAACGATGCAAACCGCCGGTACAGCCGATAGCAATAACCAGCTGGCTCTTGCCTTCTTTAACATAATGCGGAATAAGAAAATCAATAAGACCTGACAGCTTTTCCATAAACTGCTGGGTAACCGGCCATTTCCAGATATATTCCCCGACCAAAGCCTCTTGTCCGCTTTTGCGCCGCAGTGATTCCACATAAAAGGGATTAGGCAGGAAACGGACATCCAATACCATATCGCCATCCAGCGG
Proteins encoded in this window:
- the scfB gene encoding thioether cross-link-forming SCIFF peptide maturase, giving the protein MQVHKFQLNGLYIVLDINSGAVHVVDKMTFDIMDFFTGANDEEVIAALKTAYAVENLREALEELKELVSAGQLLAPELTVPLTFSEKPLVKSLCLHVAHDCNLRCGYCFAGTGDFGHSRGLMPKEIGERAVDFIIENSGQRRNCELDFFGGEPLLNMDTVRHVVSYVRKREGETGKVFKLTLTTNAVLLTDDIINYLNDNNISLVLSLDGRQEVHDRMRPAANGKGSYEKAARLSKQVVDAREGQNYYLRGTFTAYNLDFAADVLAMADAGFAQLSVEPVVAKDADYALTEAHLPELFQQYEILAEEYLARKLAGKGFEFFHFNLDLSNGPCVAKRLSGCGAGHEYFAVTPEGDLYPCHQFVGRDEYKLGSIYEGVTNTAMPVQFRQAHVLNKPACRECWARFYCSGGCHANADLFHNDLHQPYELGCELQKKRLECAIMIQAKLAIAGQE
- the scfA gene encoding six-cysteine ranthipeptide SCIFF; this encodes MKKHVVTINKASLAQTVHTGGCGECQASCQSACKTSCTVGNQVCQK
- a CDS encoding copper amine oxidase, coding for MLKWLRQASVAVAVTIAVCVISSPQLVLAKSGVLSPADLERPSELPAAVTEQSGKLLLSDSPEMVPDDGIMYQDTVSGDIRLFFHHVNATMEPKKIVVLLVNDTTEAADVIVSRHGLGGPDVDYLAVGKIAQMEYLNQEEVELIHVPANGTAHLVSVLRDTVVLPNELVNGIYDFRTKIPLKVVVMMLPVEAEAAEFAATAAVLPADSQRLRGTFHGSDRLIVPSKVYNAKKDGIIAITLADHKRDMYVSGIDATDGSETLNYGNYGVVYKVFLPTAFEQKYAVYLNPRGGEYAGGIKVKYRHQHENTIGTPADKLFFGTKTVTDAAHLGNYEGGQSLWLTFSPPGASNLPVKIILAPAGKTE
- a CDS encoding polysaccharide deacetylase family protein produces the protein MIRILQSAAAVILLISVWLLAPGTGVPILAYHQVSSAAEIYSIDPADFEQQMQYLASHGYTAVSLSELFAAREGTGRLPEKPVIITFDDGYADNYLTALPIMEKYRMKSTVFIITGQVGQPAYLTWEQIRDMQARTTEIASHTHSHVALNQIDQAVVAEELRRSKQLLEEHLPQPVEFLAYPFGQYNRQTMAAVQQAGYRGACTGLPGLGTTAGDAYQLKRVNVPRPKYGLWEFRLRLLRAQLYAKLSRQ
- the whiA gene encoding DNA-binding protein WhiA, with protein sequence MSFSADVKNELARIAEENSCCCGAELAALIRMGGAMAIGGNANLGINFSSENAAVTRKVLSLIKQYANIKTEVMVTRGRRLKKNNTYHVRVVPSPGVNKLLASLGIMRGDALNVHSDGAILRKTCCRRAYLRGAFLGAGSVNRPEGSYHLELVTGNAELAKSLVRIMKSLGLPGRITDRKDDYIVYLKDGNAITAFLQIIGAHSALLQFENVRVVKDMRNQVNRLVNCETANLQKTVNAAVRQIESIHLIEQFMGLDKLPAPLKEVAEVRLAYPEATLTELAAIMEKRVGKSGINHRLRKLGEIAQALAANRSSQPELGSK
- a CDS encoding gluconeogenesis factor YvcK family protein, with the translated sequence MHFLKWLYPGMKFKRWLLLFSAGVIFVSIGLAIVFNYKYIGVVEEAIFRLFYLTTGSYYYAVTTIAGSAIVVLGLATMLAATRQIIKSVISVLVPEGSDKLVEIIFEKRKLNRGPAIAVIGGGTGLSVLLRGIKSITSNLTAIVTVADDGGSSGRLREDLGIIPPGDLRNCLVALADTEPLMEKLFQHRFGGHGELAGHSFGNLFIAAMAEIVGDVELALKESSKVLAVRGQVLPSSTERVLLAAEMTDGTLVEGESKISLAGKTIKQVFIKPADVAPVKGAVEAIHEADACILGPGSLYTSIIPNLLVQGIAEALRESDAVKIYICNVMTQPGETDGYTACDHIKAIIDHAGPGCIDIAVINVQEVAPELRELYAEQGAQPVVPDVEAIEALGIKVVKANLISETNLVRHDPGRLSRTIMSMVYDLKINSDRMRLLDYYIMSESIKKLKD